One window of Aerococcus tenax genomic DNA carries:
- a CDS encoding HD domain-containing protein translates to MNLLTETNYPWENDRDYLALIDDIKDHEFITDLGLFRQHIYGNRLVHSYSVSYYSYKIAKRLNLDYRSVARAGLMHDLFYYDTKEMTFSKGNHFTNHPYIALKNAEVLTDLNEVEHDIIIKHMWLATWQLPAYPESFVVTFVDKYLASTEYLKPASKIWRDNCHTFCSQRILNPLNQAINERLLTPFNRLRRKYFPKLAENNKKN, encoded by the coding sequence ATGAACTTATTGACAGAAACTAATTACCCTTGGGAAAATGACCGTGACTATTTGGCCTTAATCGATGATATTAAAGACCATGAATTTATTACCGATTTAGGTCTATTTCGCCAACATATTTATGGGAATCGTTTAGTTCATTCTTATTCTGTCAGTTATTATAGTTATAAAATTGCTAAGCGTTTAAACTTAGACTATCGTTCAGTCGCTCGTGCGGGTTTAATGCATGATCTTTTCTACTATGATACGAAAGAAATGACATTCTCAAAAGGCAATCATTTCACCAATCACCCTTATATTGCACTAAAAAATGCAGAAGTCTTAACCGACTTAAACGAAGTTGAACATGATATTATCATTAAACACATGTGGTTGGCTACTTGGCAACTTCCTGCTTATCCAGAGTCATTTGTGGTGACTTTTGTGGATAAATATTTAGCATCGACAGAATATTTGAAACCTGCCTCTAAGATTTGGCGGGACAATTGCCATACTTTCTGTAGCCAACGCATTCTTAATCCTCTAAACCAAGCCATTAATGAGCGCTTGCTAACGCCATTTAATCGCTTGAGAAGAAAATATTTTCCGAAATTAGCAGAAAATAATAAGAAAAATTAA
- a CDS encoding GNAT family N-acetyltransferase, with protein MEIRQLKISDTQASYQVIKVILEHLDEPLINEYGWETSGKIIAQAMKKPYYRYGYAHGYGVFEADQLVAVAYAYPGVLDPIIESPLETTMLEMGYSLDQIPRSFAETEALVDEFYLDSLATKQGEEGKGYARQLIAHLGQVGREKNYHKLSLNVDFHNQRALTLYQRLGFETISELIIGGHPHYHMIKAI; from the coding sequence ATGGAAATTAGACAGTTAAAAATATCGGATACCCAGGCCAGTTACCAGGTGATTAAGGTCATCTTAGAACACTTAGATGAGCCTTTAATTAATGAATATGGTTGGGAGACCAGTGGTAAAATTATCGCTCAGGCTATGAAGAAACCCTATTACCGTTACGGATACGCTCATGGCTATGGGGTCTTTGAAGCCGACCAATTAGTCGCTGTGGCCTATGCTTATCCAGGCGTCTTGGATCCTATTATTGAGAGCCCTCTGGAGACTACCATGCTGGAAATGGGTTATTCCCTTGACCAAATCCCTAGAAGCTTTGCCGAAACAGAAGCCTTAGTGGATGAATTTTACCTGGATTCCTTAGCAACCAAGCAGGGAGAGGAAGGCAAGGGCTATGCCCGTCAACTAATCGCCCATCTCGGCCAAGTCGGCCGTGAAAAAAATTACCACAAGCTTTCCTTAAATGTGGACTTCCATAACCAACGCGCCCTGACGCTTTACCAACGCCTAGGCTTTGAAACCATTTCGGAATTGATTATTGGGGGACATCCGCATTATCATATGATTAAGGCCATTTAA
- the pta gene encoding phosphate acetyltransferase: protein MALFDELKAKIKGKQTRIVFPEATDERIQGAAARLKADDLLVPILVGNPDEIHSQAKDRDIDLSGIEIVDPDNYDAYEEMVQAFVERRKGKATEEQAREMLKDVNYFGTMLVYMGKSDGLVSGAAHATGDTVRPALQIIKTKAGVKNVSGAFLLTRPKEDGSEEKYMMGDCAITISPDAETLAEIGLVTGETAKLFDVEPDIAFLSFSTKGSASSPEQEKAAQATKIAQENAPEDFNVDGELQFDAALVPAVGEKKAPGSKVAGHAKVLIFPEIQSGNIGYKIAQRLGGFEAIGPILQGMAKPVNDLSRGCNEEDAYKLAIVTALQAGLNEN, encoded by the coding sequence ATGGCTTTATTTGATGAATTAAAAGCAAAAATTAAAGGAAAACAAACGCGTATCGTTTTTCCAGAAGCTACTGATGAACGGATTCAAGGGGCTGCAGCTCGCTTAAAAGCTGACGACCTATTAGTTCCTATTTTAGTGGGTAACCCTGATGAAATTCATTCTCAAGCTAAAGACCGCGACATTGACCTATCTGGGATTGAAATCGTAGACCCTGATAACTATGATGCTTATGAAGAAATGGTCCAAGCCTTTGTTGAACGTCGTAAAGGCAAGGCTACTGAAGAACAAGCCCGTGAAATGCTTAAAGACGTTAACTACTTTGGTACCATGCTCGTCTACATGGGTAAAAGTGACGGTTTAGTTTCAGGAGCTGCCCATGCGACTGGTGATACCGTACGTCCTGCTTTACAAATCATCAAGACTAAGGCCGGGGTAAAAAACGTTTCTGGCGCTTTCTTATTGACCCGTCCTAAAGAAGACGGCAGTGAAGAAAAATACATGATGGGGGACTGCGCGATCACCATTAGTCCAGACGCAGAAACCTTAGCGGAAATTGGTTTAGTGACAGGGGAAACCGCTAAATTATTTGACGTGGAACCGGATATTGCTTTCTTGTCATTCTCAACCAAGGGATCAGCTTCATCTCCAGAACAAGAAAAAGCTGCCCAAGCAACTAAGATCGCTCAAGAAAATGCGCCTGAAGACTTCAACGTTGATGGTGAATTACAATTTGACGCGGCTCTGGTTCCAGCTGTTGGGGAAAAGAAAGCCCCTGGATCAAAAGTAGCTGGTCATGCCAAAGTGCTTATTTTCCCAGAAATTCAATCAGGAAATATCGGTTACAAGATTGCTCAACGTCTCGGTGGCTTTGAAGCGATTGGGCCTATCTTACAAGGAATGGCTAAGCCAGTAAATGACCTATCACGTGGCTGTAACGAAGAAGATGCCTACAAATTAGCTATCGTTACTGCCCTACAAGCAGGCTTAAACGAAAACTAA
- the pheS gene encoding phenylalanine--tRNA ligase subunit alpha: MDIISNLQAIEGQIAEEIQSISSLDDVQAIRVKYLGKKGPITEALRHMKDIDPSERPKVGAYANELKNKVAKELDQKQAVLEEEALNQKLMAETIDVTLPGKQQKLGSQHVISQVMEEIEDLFLDLGYIIVEGPEIESDYYNFKRMNLPEDHPARDMQDTFYIEKNQVLLRTHTSPVQAHAMDQHDFSKGPLQMISPGKVYRRDSDDATHSHQFHQIEGLVVDKNIGLSDLKGTLELFARHLFGADRQVRLRPSYFPFTEPSVEIDISCFKCGGQGCNICKKTGWIEILGGGMVHPNVLEMSGIDSEEYSGFAFGLGPDRVAMLKYGIEDIRHFYQNDLRFIHQFQERG, translated from the coding sequence ATGGATATAATTAGCAATTTACAAGCAATTGAAGGGCAAATCGCTGAAGAAATTCAAAGCATTTCTAGCCTTGATGATGTGCAGGCTATTCGCGTCAAGTACCTAGGGAAAAAGGGGCCGATCACCGAAGCTTTGCGGCATATGAAGGATATTGATCCTAGTGAACGCCCTAAAGTAGGGGCCTATGCCAATGAATTAAAAAATAAAGTGGCTAAAGAACTCGACCAAAAACAAGCTGTTTTAGAAGAAGAAGCCCTTAACCAAAAATTAATGGCGGAAACCATTGATGTGACCCTGCCTGGTAAGCAACAAAAATTAGGTAGCCAACATGTGATTAGCCAAGTCATGGAAGAAATTGAAGATCTCTTCTTAGACCTTGGTTATATCATTGTCGAAGGGCCAGAAATCGAATCTGATTATTACAACTTCAAGCGGATGAACTTACCAGAAGATCATCCAGCCCGCGATATGCAAGATACCTTCTATATTGAAAAGAATCAGGTTCTCTTACGGACCCATACTTCACCAGTCCAAGCCCATGCTATGGACCAACATGATTTTTCTAAGGGGCCTTTGCAAATGATTAGTCCAGGTAAGGTTTATCGCCGGGACTCTGACGACGCCACCCACTCCCACCAATTCCACCAAATTGAGGGACTAGTGGTTGATAAAAATATCGGCCTCTCAGACTTAAAGGGAACCCTGGAATTGTTTGCCCGCCATCTCTTTGGGGCGGACCGCCAAGTGCGTCTACGTCCATCCTACTTCCCATTTACTGAACCATCTGTTGAAATTGACATCTCTTGTTTCAAGTGTGGTGGCCAAGGCTGCAACATCTGTAAGAAAACTGGCTGGATTGAAATTCTCGGTGGGGGTATGGTTCATCCTAATGTCCTAGAAATGTCAGGGATTGATAGCGAAGAGTATAGTGGCTTTGCCTTTGGACTGGGACCAGACCGGGTAGCTATGTTGAAATACGGGATTGAAGATATCCGTCATTTCTACCAAAACGATCTTCGCTTTATTCATCAATTTCAAGAAAGAGGGTAA
- a CDS encoding alanine/glycine:cation symporter family protein, which yields MTEQLINFLTPISNVLYYPILIVLLLGIGLYFTFRTKGVQIRDFKEAIGVIMEKPEKEDSVSSFQALMVSTASRVGTGNIVGVSTAICLGGYGAVFWMWLVAIIGGSSAFIESTLAQIYKKKTPTGDSYGGPSHYIETALHNRGLGIIFSVFLILTYAVGFNMLAAYNLQDSFQVYDFYHAQWTPLIVGGVLALVTGYCILGGGKRIISFTSFLVPFMGTIYVGVALIMILFNLNYLPTIFTLIFKDAFNFKAIFSGIAGSSMMYGIKRGLFSNEAGIGSAPNAAASAHVSHPVKQGLVQMISVFIDTLLICSATAFMCLSSGITPAEELSGAAYVQASLATVFGNFGNIFITVSLMLFGFTTLIGNLYYVDNNIAYIFKGTPRPGIMRLFRIFFILVVFLGALQESSLAWMTADILMALMALINLPAILLLSKQAIAALNDYHKQRKAGKNPVFRAKDIGLDPQKLDFWQ from the coding sequence GTGACTGAACAACTGATTAATTTTCTGACACCAATCAGCAATGTCCTTTATTACCCGATTTTAATTGTCTTGCTTTTGGGAATTGGTCTTTATTTTACCTTCCGCACTAAGGGGGTCCAAATTAGAGATTTTAAGGAAGCAATTGGGGTAATTATGGAAAAACCTGAAAAAGAAGATTCGGTATCTTCATTCCAGGCCTTAATGGTTTCAACGGCTTCACGGGTAGGAACCGGGAATATTGTCGGTGTCTCAACAGCCATTTGTTTAGGTGGCTATGGGGCGGTCTTTTGGATGTGGCTAGTGGCTATTATTGGCGGTTCTTCGGCCTTTATTGAATCTACCCTAGCTCAAATTTACAAGAAGAAAACGCCAACTGGGGATTCTTATGGGGGCCCCTCCCATTACATTGAAACGGCCCTCCATAATCGGGGATTAGGCATTATCTTTTCCGTGTTTTTAATTTTGACTTACGCAGTTGGTTTCAATATGCTGGCTGCCTATAATTTACAAGACTCCTTTCAAGTCTATGACTTCTACCATGCTCAATGGACGCCTTTAATTGTTGGTGGGGTCTTGGCTTTGGTGACCGGCTATTGTATCTTGGGTGGAGGCAAACGGATTATTTCCTTCACTAGTTTTTTAGTTCCCTTTATGGGGACCATTTATGTTGGGGTCGCTTTGATTATGATCCTCTTTAACTTGAATTACCTGCCCACCATCTTTACTTTAATTTTTAAGGATGCCTTTAACTTCAAGGCCATCTTTTCAGGAATTGCTGGGTCGAGTATGATGTATGGAATCAAGCGTGGTCTCTTTTCTAATGAGGCAGGGATCGGTTCAGCGCCTAATGCAGCCGCTTCAGCCCATGTATCCCATCCGGTTAAGCAAGGGTTGGTACAAATGATTTCGGTCTTTATCGATACCTTGTTAATTTGTTCAGCAACCGCCTTCATGTGTTTAAGTTCAGGAATAACCCCTGCAGAAGAATTATCTGGAGCGGCCTATGTCCAAGCTTCCCTTGCAACCGTCTTTGGAAACTTTGGGAATATCTTTATTACGGTATCACTCATGCTCTTCGGTTTTACGACTTTAATTGGAAACTTATATTATGTCGATAATAATATTGCCTATATTTTTAAAGGCACGCCAAGACCTGGGATTATGCGTCTCTTTAGAATCTTTTTCATCTTGGTGGTCTTCTTAGGAGCCTTACAAGAATCGTCTTTGGCCTGGATGACTGCAGATATTCTAATGGCCTTGATGGCTTTAATTAACTTACCGGCCATTTTACTGTTAAGTAAGCAGGCCATTGCCGCTTTAAATGATTACCATAAGCAAAGAAAAGCGGGTAAAAATCCTGTCTTTAGAGCCAAGGATATTGGCCTAGATCCACAAAAATTGGATTTCTGGCAATAA
- a CDS encoding Ppx/GppA family phosphatase → MFQERKAIIDIGSNTIRLVIYGIDDWYNFEELQNVKVPSQLSQYLIEKDDKKYMSDTGIQRLITALDDFATIIKNFKVDEIKALATAAVRQSANQEEIINRVKEKTGITIGIISEEEEARFGQYAVMHAITIPDALTIDIGGGSCEVTKYQDKAMDTFHSFPFGVVYIRERFFKNKDHNDEEAIEAARDYIRSQFKQESWLKKAKLPLIGIGGSVRNVAEMHQRMHNYPIAGLHGYQMTLDDLEETLDMVLDTKPKDLDDIEGLSTERTDLIVPALIAFIELFKLSKAKNFTVSTQGLREGIILEDINKNYNTPIDTQLIRLRSTRKIAHDLPFNSAGTQQHVDLCLSLYQQMCDLDQFTFDDEEREMIEFAAYLYRFASFVSREADSQHTFYLLSNTNLLGFSHLDRVRLALLSSYKNRSLFQLYMTNFKDWFSEEEEDHLMKVGGMIRFAQALNYSKTDPVKKLRLERDEDDNYLLKIYHTEPIITEKYRANRHKKHLSRALDGSLSLEFIPLASLDE, encoded by the coding sequence ATGTTTCAAGAGCGAAAAGCGATTATTGATATTGGGTCAAACACCATCCGTCTGGTTATCTACGGGATTGATGACTGGTATAATTTTGAAGAACTTCAAAACGTCAAAGTGCCGTCACAATTGAGCCAATACCTTATTGAAAAAGATGATAAAAAATACATGAGCGATACGGGTATCCAGCGCTTAATCACTGCCTTAGATGACTTTGCGACCATTATCAAGAACTTTAAAGTGGATGAAATAAAAGCCCTGGCTACGGCAGCCGTCCGGCAATCGGCTAACCAAGAAGAAATTATCAACCGTGTCAAAGAAAAAACCGGCATCACTATTGGGATTATTTCTGAGGAAGAAGAAGCTCGCTTTGGCCAGTATGCCGTTATGCATGCCATTACTATTCCTGATGCGCTTACCATTGATATCGGTGGGGGATCTTGTGAGGTAACCAAGTACCAAGACAAGGCCATGGATACCTTTCATAGCTTTCCCTTCGGTGTGGTCTATATTCGTGAACGCTTTTTTAAGAATAAGGACCATAATGATGAAGAGGCTATTGAAGCGGCTAGGGATTATATCCGCAGTCAATTTAAGCAAGAATCCTGGCTCAAGAAGGCTAAGTTGCCTTTAATTGGGATTGGTGGCTCAGTCCGTAATGTGGCCGAAATGCATCAGCGCATGCATAATTACCCGATTGCGGGGCTCCACGGTTATCAGATGACTTTAGATGATTTAGAAGAAACCTTGGATATGGTTTTAGACACCAAGCCTAAGGATTTGGATGATATTGAAGGCTTGAGTACTGAGCGGACGGATTTGATCGTACCGGCTTTGATTGCCTTTATTGAACTCTTCAAATTGTCGAAGGCGAAAAATTTCACAGTTTCTACCCAAGGTTTGCGGGAAGGGATTATCTTAGAGGATATTAATAAGAATTATAATACCCCGATTGATACCCAGCTTATCCGCCTACGTTCCACCAGAAAAATTGCCCATGACCTGCCCTTTAACTCAGCGGGGACCCAGCAACACGTTGATCTTTGTTTAAGTCTCTACCAACAAATGTGTGATTTGGATCAATTTACTTTTGACGATGAAGAAAGAGAAATGATCGAATTTGCGGCCTACCTCTATCGCTTTGCTAGTTTTGTCAGTCGGGAGGCCGATTCCCAACACACCTTCTACCTGCTCTCTAACACCAATCTCCTAGGCTTTTCTCATTTGGACCGGGTGCGTTTAGCGCTCTTGTCTTCCTATAAGAACCGGTCGCTCTTCCAACTTTATATGACTAATTTTAAGGATTGGTTTAGTGAGGAAGAAGAAGACCACTTAATGAAAGTGGGCGGAATGATTCGCTTTGCCCAAGCCTTAAATTACTCCAAAACTGATCCAGTCAAAAAATTACGCTTAGAACGTGATGAGGATGACAATTACTTGTTGAAAATCTACCACACAGAGCCTATAATTACCGAAAAATACCGGGCCAACCGCCATAAGAAACATCTCAGCCGGGCCTTGGATGGAAGCTTAAGTTTAGAGTTTATCCCCCTGGCTAGTCTTGATGAATAA
- a CDS encoding winged helix-turn-helix transcriptional regulator, protein MSEQHIPSLCRKFEQGFQLLGKKWNGLIIQSLLKGPLRFSELRDHIDGISDRVLTERLRELTCLGILERVTQCSDCHKYTYYALTQKGQDLETVLTSLHSWSDQWIELDK, encoded by the coding sequence TTGAGTGAACAGCACATTCCTTCTCTGTGTCGCAAGTTTGAGCAAGGTTTCCAATTACTAGGAAAGAAATGGAATGGTTTAATCATTCAAAGCTTACTCAAAGGCCCACTTCGTTTTTCTGAATTACGTGACCATATTGATGGGATTTCCGACCGGGTACTGACCGAAAGGCTAAGAGAGTTGACCTGCTTAGGAATCCTTGAACGGGTGACGCAATGTAGTGATTGCCACAAATATACTTACTATGCCCTCACTCAAAAAGGCCAAGACCTTGAAACCGTCTTAACCTCACTGCATTCCTGGTCTGACCAATGGATTGAGTTAGATAAGTAA
- a CDS encoding TrmH family RNA methyltransferase: protein MLTSKNNPKIKSAKKLLSRRGREKAGQYLIEGPHLLEAALEAGADLAEVFLTPEHEADFKLANQTLISPEIAQELSDTQRDQGVFAVVNQDQKASFKPASPAVLLLDGVQDPGNLGTLIRSADAFHYQDIYLGKGTVDPYSPKVVRSMQGSQFHVRLHQVVLEEAMASLRAAGYCLAATELNDQAQALETYNLKKRQKWGIILGNEGNGVRPEIIAASDISLYITMLGQAESLNVAIAGSIAMHHFLPN, encoded by the coding sequence ATGCTGACTTCTAAAAATAATCCCAAAATTAAGTCCGCTAAAAAATTATTAAGCCGGCGGGGGCGAGAAAAGGCTGGCCAGTATCTTATTGAAGGCCCTCATCTTTTAGAGGCTGCCTTAGAGGCAGGGGCTGACCTAGCGGAAGTTTTTCTTACTCCTGAACATGAAGCCGACTTTAAGCTGGCTAATCAAACTCTGATTAGTCCTGAAATAGCCCAAGAACTATCTGACACCCAAAGGGATCAGGGGGTCTTTGCAGTGGTTAACCAAGACCAAAAAGCTTCCTTCAAACCGGCTTCTCCTGCAGTCCTGCTATTGGATGGGGTCCAAGATCCGGGAAACCTGGGCACCTTGATCCGGTCGGCAGATGCTTTTCATTACCAAGATATTTACTTGGGTAAGGGCACTGTTGATCCTTATAGTCCCAAGGTGGTCCGTTCCATGCAGGGCAGTCAATTCCATGTTCGCCTCCACCAAGTGGTTTTAGAAGAAGCCATGGCCAGTTTGAGGGCAGCAGGCTATTGTTTAGCAGCGACCGAATTAAATGATCAGGCGCAAGCTTTAGAAACTTATAACTTGAAAAAACGCCAAAAATGGGGCATCATTTTAGGTAACGAAGGAAATGGTGTCCGACCGGAAATCATTGCAGCGAGTGATATTAGTCTCTATATTACCATGCTGGGTCAGGCGGAATCATTGAATGTCGCCATTGCCGGCTCGATCGCTATGCACCACTTCCTTCCCAATTGA
- a CDS encoding DUF4230 domain-containing protein — protein sequence MRRFKKFLGVLVIFLGLLAVAFIGGHYLGKQDSQTEITSELVGNRLEQAKELTTTKYFYTNTASFENQRKFYNWNLPFTTKKFIVSYDGVIHVGIDLSAIDVKVQDQTIDVTLPEVKILSHDIDSDSVKVFDEEASIFNKMTVDDYANFTNEQKKASEEEAKDKGLLEAAKQNTERTIKEILNMDPTIQENYTINVH from the coding sequence ATGCGACGATTTAAGAAATTTTTAGGGGTCCTAGTGATCTTCTTAGGATTACTAGCGGTTGCCTTTATTGGCGGTCATTATCTCGGTAAGCAGGATAGCCAAACAGAAATTACTTCGGAATTAGTGGGTAACCGCCTAGAACAAGCCAAGGAGTTAACCACAACCAAATACTTCTACACCAATACGGCTTCCTTTGAAAACCAAAGAAAATTCTATAACTGGAATTTGCCCTTCACCACAAAGAAATTTATTGTTTCCTATGACGGGGTGATCCATGTCGGAATCGATCTCAGCGCTATTGATGTTAAGGTTCAAGACCAAACTATTGATGTCACATTGCCTGAGGTGAAGATTCTCTCCCATGATATCGATAGCGATTCGGTCAAGGTCTTTGATGAGGAGGCATCGATTTTCAACAAGATGACGGTGGATGACTATGCTAATTTCACCAATGAACAAAAGAAAGCCTCAGAAGAAGAAGCCAAAGACAAGGGCTTATTGGAAGCTGCCAAGCAAAATACTGAAAGGACCATCAAAGAAATATTAAATATGGACCCCACCATTCAGGAAAACTATACGATCAATGTCCATTAA
- the pheT gene encoding phenylalanine--tRNA ligase subunit beta → MLASRNWLNEFVDIKDIQDEALAEDLSRTGLEVDGLNQDFSGLKKIVVGKTLSVEKHPNADSLHVCQVDVGQEEPLQIVCGAPNVAAGQKVIVALHGARVAGNQKIKKGKLRGQESNGMLCSLQELGFSENVIPKEFANGIMILPEDAPLGQDIKEYLHLEDTVLDLDITPNRADALSMRGVAYELSAIYDRPIDINTYDDQAFEAGSDLSDEVTVEISDSDLFPHYTAHLVKDVKIQASPIEVQIRLMKEGIRPINNVVDATNYVLLEYGQPLHAFDYDKLQSKTIAPRLAKNGEKLVTLDGVERDLTDDDLVITDGQEPIALAGVMGGLSTEIDDNTTTVLIESAMFNSSHIRRTARRLALRSESSLRNERGLNIATIDEAGAYAAQLMEDWAGGQAVMGRARVSHLDVKDKEVTTNLAYITSLLGMEISFEEVKESFRRLGFPVEGAADEFTVSVPTRRWDISIPADLVEEVARIYGYDKIPSRISPVQPVKIGLNDWQKFERQSHRTMEALGFDQVISYSLTSEKKLDVLQAQAHEAVALDFPMSDERRYMRTNLLTSLLDIAQYNLARKVKDVQIYEIGRVFYDDEIEDDLPREESHLAALWTGDVEGDSWQGKAQAVDFYDMKGAVESLLASYNLAGQIRYLQSTDLPDTHPGRTALVQVEDQGEWLTIGYLAQLHPQITKDYDLNNQSFVAEFNLQAIYDLPEHQVIQEPLAKYPSISRDIAMVVAEEVSHAEIVATIQKAANSYLVNVKLFDIYRGEHIQDGQKSVAYQLTYLNPEATLVDEEVNEDFAKVKAALANDLQAKIRD, encoded by the coding sequence ATGTTAGCATCACGTAATTGGTTAAATGAATTTGTAGATATTAAAGATATTCAAGATGAAGCTTTAGCAGAAGACTTATCACGGACCGGTTTGGAAGTCGATGGCTTGAACCAAGATTTTTCCGGCTTGAAGAAAATTGTCGTTGGAAAGACCTTATCTGTGGAAAAACATCCCAATGCCGATAGCTTGCACGTTTGCCAAGTGGATGTTGGCCAAGAAGAGCCCTTACAAATTGTGTGTGGCGCGCCTAATGTGGCAGCTGGTCAGAAGGTTATCGTTGCTTTACATGGGGCACGCGTTGCCGGTAACCAAAAGATTAAGAAGGGAAAATTGCGCGGACAAGAGTCCAATGGGATGCTCTGTTCTTTACAGGAACTCGGCTTCAGCGAAAATGTGATTCCCAAAGAGTTTGCTAATGGGATTATGATCTTACCGGAAGATGCTCCCTTAGGCCAAGACATTAAAGAATATTTACACTTAGAAGATACGGTCTTAGACCTCGATATCACCCCTAACCGGGCCGATGCCCTATCCATGCGGGGCGTCGCTTATGAATTAAGTGCCATCTATGACCGTCCTATTGACATCAACACTTATGATGACCAAGCCTTTGAAGCGGGAAGTGATTTAAGTGACGAGGTCACTGTTGAAATTTCTGATAGTGATCTCTTCCCTCACTACACTGCTCATTTGGTTAAGGATGTTAAAATTCAAGCCAGCCCGATTGAGGTACAAATCCGCCTCATGAAGGAAGGTATCCGTCCGATTAATAATGTGGTTGACGCCACCAACTATGTCTTATTGGAATACGGCCAACCCCTTCATGCCTTTGACTATGATAAGTTGCAATCTAAAACCATTGCTCCCCGTCTAGCCAAAAATGGAGAAAAATTAGTGACCTTAGACGGTGTGGAAAGAGACTTAACCGATGACGACTTAGTCATTACTGACGGCCAAGAACCCATTGCCCTAGCTGGAGTGATGGGGGGCTTGTCTACTGAGATTGATGACAATACCACCACTGTCTTGATTGAATCAGCCATGTTTAATTCTTCCCATATCCGCCGCACAGCCAGACGCTTAGCCCTTAGAAGTGAGTCGAGTTTAAGAAATGAACGTGGCTTAAATATCGCCACTATCGATGAAGCCGGCGCCTATGCAGCCCAATTGATGGAAGATTGGGCTGGTGGACAAGCGGTTATGGGACGCGCCCGGGTATCTCACCTTGACGTTAAAGATAAAGAAGTGACGACCAATTTAGCTTATATTACCAGTCTCCTAGGTATGGAAATCAGTTTTGAAGAGGTCAAAGAATCCTTTAGACGGTTGGGTTTCCCGGTTGAAGGTGCCGCTGATGAATTTACCGTGTCCGTTCCTACTAGACGTTGGGATATTTCCATTCCAGCTGACTTAGTGGAAGAAGTCGCCCGTATCTATGGTTACGATAAGATTCCTTCCCGAATTTCACCCGTCCAACCGGTGAAAATTGGCTTAAACGACTGGCAAAAATTTGAACGTCAAAGCCATCGGACTATGGAAGCGCTAGGCTTTGACCAAGTGATTTCTTACAGTTTAACCAGTGAGAAGAAACTTGATGTCTTACAAGCCCAAGCCCATGAAGCCGTAGCCTTGGATTTCCCAATGAGTGACGAACGCCGTTATATGCGGACTAACTTACTGACCAGTCTATTAGATATTGCTCAATACAACTTGGCTCGTAAGGTGAAGGACGTGCAAATCTATGAAATTGGCCGGGTCTTCTATGATGACGAGATAGAAGATGACCTGCCTCGTGAAGAAAGCCATCTAGCAGCCCTGTGGACGGGTGATGTCGAAGGCGATAGCTGGCAAGGCAAGGCCCAAGCGGTTGACTTTTATGATATGAAGGGGGCAGTGGAATCGCTACTGGCTTCTTACAATTTAGCTGGGCAAATCCGTTACCTACAAAGTACCGATTTACCGGATACCCATCCGGGTCGGACAGCCCTTGTACAAGTGGAGGACCAAGGAGAATGGCTAACCATTGGTTACTTAGCCCAACTCCACCCTCAAATTACTAAGGACTATGACCTCAATAACCAAAGTTTCGTGGCTGAGTTTAACTTACAAGCTATCTATGACTTACCAGAGCACCAAGTCATCCAAGAACCCCTGGCAAAATATCCAAGCATTAGCCGCGATATCGCCATGGTTGTGGCTGAAGAAGTGAGCCATGCTGAAATTGTAGCAACCATTCAAAAAGCAGCCAATAGTTACCTGGTTAATGTTAAACTCTTTGACATTTACCGTGGTGAACATATCCAAGACGGGCAAAAATCGGTAGCTTACCAACTCACTTATCTGAACCCAGAAGCGACTTTGGTGGATGAAGAAGTCAATGAAGATTTTGCTAAGGTCAAAGCAGCCCTTGCTAATGACTTACAAGCAAAAATTCGCGATTAA